In the Phoenix dactylifera cultivar Barhee BC4 unplaced genomic scaffold, palm_55x_up_171113_PBpolish2nd_filt_p 001185F, whole genome shotgun sequence genome, one interval contains:
- the LOC103719367 gene encoding GDSL esterase/lipase At1g28580-like, with the protein MKSGRKRGKRRKEMVQRRPGFGGRRPAVDSRRRPERRGKPRASSVLVRNRGRRLGSLEQRNRGGGLEGRRGFGGGAWPRRHPGHRRKGRSRRRGARWSSEDSQVGPELLLSRFPPRQQRVIPPMAPKSNSPLKAVSFLFLVLFFWTSAGLEEREGCYIKAIYSLGDSIADTGNLLREGVGGAFAPIAHLPYGETTFHRPTGRCSDGLLMIDYLASSLNLPFVNPYLDKEANFNHGVNFAVAGATALDHSFFEERGILMPYTNSSLNVQLDWLKTHLDSVCSSETDCAEKLNHALFLVGEIGGNDYNYAFFGGKSITEVISYVPHVVQSIINASKEVIDMGAVQLVIPGNFPIGCFPSYLTASRSSDPDAYDDRMCFKGLNAFAMLHNLKLQEAIQELRKSHPHVIIMYADYYHAFLHLLDNAVDLGFAKNSLMKACCGSGGVYNFDASKMCGSPGASTCDNPAQHISWDGIHLTQKAYMIMARELISGGFSYPSYGVQEKWKCYY; encoded by the exons atgaagtcgggaaggaagagagggaagaggagaaaggagatGGTCCAGCGGCGGCCGGGCTTTGGTGGTCGACGGCCAGCCGTCGACAGCAGGCGGCGGCCGGAGAGGAGGGGAAAACCGAGAGCATCCTCGGTTTTGGTCCGGAACAGGGGAAGGAGGCTCGGTTCGTTGGAACAGAGGAATAGGGGCGGTGGTCTAgagggaagaaggggcttcggcGGCGGCGCTTGGCCGAGGCGGCACCCCGGCCACCGGAGAAAAGGAAGGAGTAGGAGGAGAGGTGCTCGGTGGAGCTCAGAG GACTCACAGGTAGGTCCCGAACTTCTTCTCTCTCGCTTTCCTCCAAGGCAGCAAAGGGTGATTCCACCTATGGCTCCCAAGTCTAATTCTCCGCTCAAGGCCgtctcctttctctttttggTGCTATTCTTTTGGACTTCAGCTGGTCTCGAGGAGAGGGAAGGGTGCTACATCAAGGCCATATATAGCTTGGGAGACTCCATTGCCGACACTGGCAACCTCCTTCGAGAGGGTGTGGGCGGGGCTTTTGCACCCATCGCACACCTTCCATACGGCGAGACCACTTTTCACAGGCCCACCGGGCGTTGCTCCGACGGACTTCTCATGATAGACTACCTCG CTTCGTCCCTCAATCTTCCTTTTGTCAATCCTTATTTGGACAAGGAGGCTAATTTCAACCATGGAGTCAATTTTGCTGTAGCTGGGGCCACTGCACTTGACCATTCCTTTTTCGAGGAAAGGGGCAttttgatgccttatactaaTAGTTCTTTGAATGTTCAGCTTGATTGGTTGAAGACCCATCTTGATTCTGTTTGCTCATCAGAAACAG ATTGTGCTGAAAAGCTTAATCATGCTCTGTTTTTGGTGGGAGAGATTGGAGGCAATGACTATAATTACGCTTTCTTTGGAGGAAAATCCATTACAGAGGTGATAAGTTATGTTCCACATGTTGTGCAAAGCATAATAAATGCTTCCAAG GAAGTGATAGATATGGGAGCTGTTCAACTAGTTATTCCTGGGAATTTTCCAATTGGATGTTTTCCAAGCTACTTAACAGCATCGCGTTCATCAGATCCAGATGCTTATGACGACAGAATGTGTTTTAAAGGACTTAATGCCTTTGCCATGCTCCATAATTTAAAACTTCAAGAAGCAATACAAGAGTTGAGGAAGTCACATCCTCATGTTATCATCATGTATGCAGATTACTACCATGCCTTCTTGCATCTACTTGACAATGCAGTGGATTTAG GATTTGCCAAGAATTCATTGATGAAAGCTTGTTGTGGAAGTGGCGGTGTGTATAACTTTGATGCCTCCAAAATGTGTGGTTCTCCTGGAGCTTCAACATGCGACAACCCTGCTCAACATATAAGTTGGGATGGAATTCATTTAACACAGAAGGCATACATGATCATGGCGCGAGAGTTAATCAGTGGTGGATTCTCCTATCCAAGCTATGGAGTCCAGGAGAAGTGGAAATGCTACTATTGA
- the LOC103719377 gene encoding F-box/kelch-repeat protein At1g57790-like yields MDSKHQTILKKPMGTLAKKKTIKTYNNSSSSSVWADLHESLLGLILDHLPLPDQLQFSLVCRSWRALAVTRPVTVPLLMLPPDDPGSETRTFYSPLDGTYHDVPLPGSSKKLCLASSHGWLLFADPYSDERFLHHPFSNARIDLPPWPFSSIPVDATVGLSLPPTDPGCVVVFMFDSCFVYCTIGDAAWSTVAMSSRWPTVVDCDAVACNGRLYVVSPCRQLGVVDVFNGVPRLSWLDLDDSRVRRVWPDVHKRWYVLEASGTILLVFKDSKTWYPKVFMADMDEMAWLEVEGFRDRALFLGKGGSFSVSNAGRIGQGNRIHFALQRWGYPTGEDRRFMVVYNMDGKHGHASWLLQSSWAKFSILDTNDIGWESSHWLLASTGGL; encoded by the coding sequence ATGGATTCAAAGCACCAAACCATCCTCAAGAAGCCGATGGGAACTCTCGCCAAGAAGAAGACAATAAAGACCTacaacaacagcagcagcagcagcgtgTGGGCTGATCTCCACGAATCGCTTCTCGGCCTGATCCTCGACCACCTTCCTCTCCCGGACCAGCTTCAATTCAGCTTGGTCTGCCGCTCCTGGCGTGCCCTCGCCGTCACCCGTCCCGTCACCGTCCCCCTCCTAATGCTGCCCCCCGACGACCCCGGCTCCGAAACCCGCACCTTCTACAGCCCCCTCGACGGCACTTACCACGACGTCCCCCTCCCCGGCTCCTCCAAGAAGCTCTGCCTCGCCTCCTCCCATGGCTGGCTCCTCTTCGCCGACCCCTACTCCGACGAGCGCTTCCTCCATCACCCCTTCTCCAATGCCCGCATCGACCTCCCACCGTGGCCGTTCAGTTCCATCCCCGTCGATGCCACTGTCGGCCTCTCCTTGCCCCCCACCGACCCCGGCTGTGTCGTCGTGTTCATGTTCGACTCTTGCTTCGTCTACTGCACCATCGGCGATGCCGCGTGGTCGACCGTCGCCATGAGCAGCCGCTGGCCCACTGTCGTCGACTGCGATGCAGTTGCCTGCAACGGAAGACTATATGTCGTTAGCCCGTGTCGCCAGTTAGGCGTCGTCGACGTGTTTAATGGCGTGCCTAGGCTGAGTTGGCTAGATTTGGACGACAGCCGCGTGCGGCGCGTGTGGCCGGACGTCCACAAGAGATGGTACGTCCTCGAGGCATCGGGGACTATTTTGCTGGTTTTCAAGGACAGCAAGACGTGGTATCCAAAGGTCTTCATGGCGGACATGGACGAGATGGCGTGGTTGGAGGTCGAGGGTTTCCGCGATCGAGCGCTGTTCCTGGGGAAGGGGGGTTCGTTTTCGGTGTCGAACGCCGGGAGGATTGGCCAGGGTAACCGCATACATTTTGCTCTGCAACGCTGGGGGTATCCCACCGGGGAGGACAGGAGGTTCATGGTGGTGTACAACATGGACGGCAAGCATGGGCATGCTTCATGGCTCCTCCAGTCGAGCTGGGCGAAGTTTTCTATTCTGGATACGAATGACATTGGTTGGGAATCGTCGCATTGGTTGCTTGCATCAACCGGAGGTCTTTGA